The region CCCGCAGCGGTGGCGACAGTCAGGCTCGGACTCGAACCACATACAGCCCGAGAAGTGCAGCGAAGAGCTAGATTCCGAAAGCGAGCGGGTCGTCGGCGTTGATCGAGCAGGGGGGTGCGAAGCCCGGCGGCTCACTACTAATGACGCCAGGGGTGCTTCAGCCATGTAGAGCGAGCTCGTAACGCTGCGCCTACGAGGCATTACTCAGCTCTGGTCAGAAGCTTGGACACCTCTACGCTGGGTGCCGAGGCAATTGGTCGGCTTTGGGCCGAGTGCTGTCGTCAACGCGCCGAGAAGTTCGGCGATTCCGCCAGCGTTCAAGAAGTCTCTTGATCATTTCGGTGCCTCCAAACGACTACCGCTGCCAGGCTGCGGCGTTCAGGCATCACTGACTCCGACGTTCCCTAAGTCGGGTGAGGTGGGCCAATCCCTCGAGCGACGAGCGAGCCCCTGCTATTCGCTCTTGCTGTGTTTGACAGCCTGGACAGACCAACTGGCCCTCGCCGTTCGCTATCCAATTGTCGATGTCATCGGCCTCAATTGCTGACCGATCGCATCGCCCGCACCGCTCGCTGTCCTGGCTCACCTGATCCTCCCTGTCTCCCGCGCCCACGCGATCATGACCGCGCGTGACCAAAGACGACGCAGTTGTCGATTGCCCGGAGATGATCGTCAGGATGGATGAACTCGAGGCTCGAGCGGCCGACCATCTCTTCTGGTAGCGACAAGCCCGCCCTCGCCCGACGGTAACCTCCATTTGGCGCCATCTCATGGCGTCTCCCGCGACCCCAAGGACGCCTCCTCGATCGATCGCCACCGTTCGAGCAGAGGTGAAGACGAGAAGGGTCGGTCTCCCTCCGAGGATGAGCGGGAAGAGGCCGCCCAACTCCGGGACCAGAGCGCCGACCAGCGTGACGACGAAGCCGACCAGCGTGACGTGGCCGCCGATCAGCGAGACCAGGCAGCTGAGGAGCACGACGAAGCTGCTCACCGCCGGGACGTCGTCAGCGACCAACGAGACGAGGTCGCCGACCAACGGGACGAAGTCGCTCAGCTACGGGACGAAGTCGGCGACAAGCGGGACCACCTCGCAGAACAGCGGGACGAGGCGGCGCAGCAACGTGACGAGGCCGCCGAACAGCAATACCGGGCAGCTGATCGACGCGACCGGGCTGCCCATCTGCGCGATGAGACAGCGCACCAACGAGACGAGGTCGCCGAACGGCGAGACCGTGACGCTGGTCAAAAGGACGAGACCGCTCGACTGCGGGACGAGATCGCCGCGCAGCGAGACGTGGCTGGCAACCAACGAGACGAGGTCGCAGAGCACAGAGATCAAGTCGCCGAGCGGGCCGAGGAACGAAAGATTTCGCGCACCACGACAGGTACCCAAAGCAGCGCCGCCTTGGCTCGCCGAGACGCTGCTTCTGACCGGAGGCTCGCCGCGCAGGATCGCGGCGCAGGCTCAGACGATCGCACTCAGGCCGAGCTGGATCGCGAGACTGCTCTGGCCAACAGGGGTGCAGCCGCAAGCGACCGCAGTCAGGTCGAACTAGATCGCGACGCCGCGCTCACCGATCGCGAGGCGTCAGCCCAGGAGGAGGACTACCTCTCGGTCGACGCGCTGACCGGTGCGCTCCTTCGCAGCGCGGGGTTCATGGCGATGCAACGCGAGATGACTAGCGCGACGCGGACGAACAAGCCGCTGATCCTGGCCTTCATCGACGTGGACCACCTGAAGGAGATCAACGACGCCAACGGCCACGCTGCTGGTGACCAGATGCTCCTTCAAGTCGCCGAGACCTTGCGGGCAAACCTGCGCCCACGCGATCTCCTCATTCGCTATGGCGGCGACGAGTTCATCTGCGCGATCTCAGGTCTCGAGATGGCTGATGCGGCGAAGTGGTCAGGGCGAGTCAATGCGGCACTCGCGACGACCAGCGAGCGCGGGTCGGTAACTGTCGGGTTTGCCGAGCTGCAAACGCACGACTCGCTCGAAGACCTGGTCGCACGTGCAGACGCGGCGCTCTACCGAGAGCGCCAGGGGCGCCGGCCCCGAGCTTGAGACCTCGTCGACTGACTGAAGATGGTGGAGATATTGGTTCCGGCCTCGTAATCGCTCGAATGCCCACGCCACGCGCCCAACGGCGGGCGCTACCGTTTGCGTACGAAGTACTCGCGGATCACGAGCGACCCAGAGCGGATGGGCGGTGTGCTCTGCATCCGCGACTTGCGCTTCCCAGTCGCGACCGTGGTCGAGATGGTCGCTGACGGCATGTCCTTCGATCAGATTCTCGAGGAACACCCCGGACCTCGAAGCCGAGGACATCCGCGAGGCTCTGCGCTACGCGGCGGATGCCGTCACCGAGCGCGAGCTGCCGCTTCGCACCCCCGCTTGAGATTTCTCCGCGCGGCTACCGCAAGCCTTGCGCGGAACGGGCGACCGGCAGCGTCTGTCTCGCGGCGGGCTTCGAGTTGGGCCACCGCCCAGCCGCTGGTCCGCCCCCGATCAGCGAACTCGTTGAGGAGCACCGTCTTTCCTACGCCCCGCAATCCCGCGAAGACGAGCCCCTGTCCGGCACGTCCGGCTTCGGCGCGCCCAAGCAGCACGTCCATATCGTGGAGCACGGCATCGCGACCGGCGAGCTCGGGTGGCCGGAGGCCAGCTCCGGGGCGGTAGGGATTCCTGATCTGGTCCACTGCTACGGATTACTTAGTAGGTATAGGAGATTTTGCTATACCTACCAAGTAATCCGTAGCAGTCGGTGACGGGAGTCCCGAGCCGAGCCGGAGGCACTGACGACAATCAGCCGCCGCGCTGCGGAAAGCGTGGGTGTCTGAAACGCTGGTGCCGGCCCGATTGGCTACACCGCACATACTTCAACCTTGCTTGCGTATGCAATTATCCTATCTGACAAGGGTAAACGCGCTGGCGGGGGAGGGCTCGAACCTCCAACCTCCTGATCCAAAGTCAGGCGTTCTGCCGATTGAACTACCCGCCAATTCGCTCCGGCGGTGCTGTAGGCCCGCAGGCGCGCGACCAGTCAAGCACAGCGCCCCTGCGCCTTCCGACCTCGGGAAAGACGCATCTGCCATGATTTCTGCATGGGGCTCGCAAGGGAATTCCTCGCTCGAACCTTGGTCGCCATGGCACTCGCCGCCGCGGCGGTCGCACTCGGCTGCTGGTGGTCGTCGCTCCTCGTGATCCGTGCCGCAGGGACGCTCGACGCGTTCGCCCAGACCGCGGTGACGCGTCAGATCTCGACCCAGCTCGACCGCCTGGTCCCGAACGCCGCCCACGGTCCTGAGGTCCAGCGCGCGATCAGCAAGGCGCTCGGCAATCCGGCGGTCACCCAGGCGCTCGCCTCTTCGGTCCCGGGCGGATCGTCGATCCTCTCCGCTGAGCTGTCCCGGTTCGATACGTCCCTCGCACCCGCGCTGAAGGGCAAGCCTCTGACGGTCGACGTCGGCCAGCACGCCCTCGCCAGCCTCGCCCGCAAGCTGCACGGGATCGCCAAGATCGCGCTCATCGTGGCGATCGCCGAGAGCGCGATCGCGCTCATCGTCTCGCCGCTCCGGCATCTCGTGCTCCGGCACCTCGCGTTCGGCGCCGGCCTCGTCGGCGGCCTTGCACTCCTGCTCAGCTGGGCGCTCCCGGCGCTCATCGGCCACTACACCCACGGCGGTGCCCACCACTTCGCAGCCGATCTGCTCTCGGGGGCCTCCCCCGTGCGCGCCGTCCTGCTCGAGCTGGCGATCGGCGGGGTGCTGCTGTTCGTCGCCACCCATCTCTTCGAGCTCGTCGGCGGCAGCCGGAAGTTCCCCGCGAACGGCCCCTCCACACCCCTGCCGCAGGGCACAGTCGTGTAGGCCAGGGCGCTGCTCGGCGCCCATCCGCTAACGTGCTCGGCGCTATGGGATCCCTGATCAAAAAACGACGCAAGCGGATGCGCAAGAAGAAGCACAAGAAGATGCTGAAGCGCACCCGCTGGCAGCGCCGAGCCAAGTAGTCCGACTCCCCGCTTCACGGCATCCCCGGCGACGGCTCGAACAGAACCTCCCCTACCTGCCAAGCGGTTCTGTCGTCCTCGTCACCTGCACCAACGCCCTGAGCGAAACGTCGCGGCACGCTTCGACGAGCTCAGTGGCGAGGGTGGTGGCGCGATCTTGCGCGCACTCGAGGAAGTAGGTCGACCCGCTCCCGGCGAGCACCGGCTCCTCCCCCGCCACCTCGGCGAAGAGCGCCCGCACCCGGCCGAGGCGCGGCTCCACGGCGAGCGCGCCAGGCTCGAGGTCGTTCCGCAGTCCTTCGGGGATCCTCCCCTCGCGCGACAGCTCGTCGAAGGCGGCGTAGGCCGAGGGGGTCGACACCGAGAAGGCCGGCGACAACAACAGCACCGTCAGCTCCTCGTAGGGGAGGGGGTGGAGCACCTCCCCGATCCCGCCGACGCGCGCCCGTCCCCCTCTCAGGCAGAACGGCACGTCGGCACCCAGCTCCTTGGCGAGCTCGAGGTCGAACGCTCCCCGCCAACGGAGCACCGCGGCGGCGTCCGCAGAGCCGCCGCCGAGGCCGGCGCCGGCCGGGATTCGCTTGGTGAGGTGCACGTGCGCCACCCCACCGCAGACCGCGAGCGCATGGGCGACGAGGTTCGAGGCGTCCTCCGGTACCGGGAGGCTCTCGACGGCGCCGCTCCCCGTCCAGGCGATCCGGTCGGTGACCTCGAGCCCCGTACCGTCGCTGAAGAGGAGCTCGTCGGCGAGGTCCAGGCTCACCATCTCGGCGTCGATGAGGTGGTAGCCGTCGGGGCGCAGGCCGAGCACCGAGAGGCGGCGCGTCAGCTTTGCGCCGGCGAGCTCCCTGCCGAGTTCGCCCATCTCGCTAGCTTGCCCCACGCGGCGATGTCCAGGGACTCGGCGCGGTCGCTCGAGGTCACGCCGGCCGCTGCGAAGCCCGCTTCGTCGACGAGGCCGGCGAGCGCGCGCCGCAGCATCTTGCGACGCGTCGCGAAGCCGGCGCGCAGCACCTTGCAGATCGCGGCGTAGCTCGCGACCTCCGGGTCGACCGCGGGCTCGGCACGCCGGACGATCTCGACGAGCGCCGACTCGACCCGTGGGCGGGGGTGGAAGACCTCGGGCGAGACCTTGCCGACGACGCGGGCGCTCGCGAAGTAGGCGATGCGCGCCGAGACAGCGCCGTATTCGCGCCCGCCGGGTGCGGCGGCGAGGCGCTCCCCCACCTCGCGTTGCACCATGACCAAGAGGCGGGAGACCTCGGGGAGCTCCTCCAGGATCCTCAGCACGAGCGGCGTCGCGATGTTGTACGGGAGGTTCGCGACGACGGCGACGCGCTCCTCGCCGCCGAGCAGGCTCCGCAGGTCTGCGCGCAGCGCGTCGGCCTCGACGATCGTCGCCGCGTCGCCGACGACAGCGCGCGCGAGTGGCAGCAAGCGGCGGTCCAGCTCCAAGGCGGTGACCCGCGCCCCCGCGCCGGCGAGCGCGAGCGTGAGCGAGCCCACTCCTGCCCCGATCTCGAGCACCGCCTCGCCGGGGGCGATCCCTGCCAGTCGGACGATGCGTTCGAGAGTGTTCGGGTCGACGACGAAGTTCTGGCCGAGGGCGCGGGAGGGCTCGATGCCCGCCTCCTCGAGCAGCCGCCGGAGCTCGGCGCGGCCCGGTGGGCGGCTCAAGCGGGCAGCGCGAAGGCGCGCGTCGCGTTCTCGGCGCTCGTCGCGGCGAGCGCCTCGGGGGAAGCGCCGCGCAGCGCGGCGAGCGCCTCGCCGACGACGGTGACGAAGGCGGGCTCGTTCGGCCTGCCGCGGTGCGGGACGGGGGCGAGATAGGGGGCGTCGGTCTCGGTGAGGAGTCGGTCGGCGGGGCACAGCACCGCCGCCTCGCGCACCTCCCCGGCGTTCTTGAAGGTGACGATGCCGCTGAAGGAGAGGTAGGCGCCGAGCTCGAGGCAGCGTCGCGCCTCCCCTGGGCCGCCGGTGAAGCAGTGGATGACGAGGCGCTCGGGGACCCCCGCCTCGGCGAGCACGCCGAAGGTGTCGTCCCAGGCCTCGCGGGTGTGCACCACCACCGCGAGGTCGTGCGCCCGGGCGATGGCGATCTGCTCGGCGAAGGCCCGGCGCTGCGCCTCGCGTGCCGAGAGGTCGTAGTGGTAGTCGAGGCCGCACTCGCCGATCGCCACCGCGCCGCCGATGACGCCGAGGCGCCCGCTCGCGGCGAGCTCGTCGGCGAGCGCCGCGATCGCCGTGGTGCCCCGCGAGGCGTCGTGGGGGTGCTGCCCGAGGGTCGCGTAAAGGGTGGCCCCGGCCCCCCCGAGCTCGCCCGCGAGGTCGAGCGCGCGCGCCGAGGAGGACTCGCCGGTGCCGATGAAGATCATCCGGTCGACACCGGCGGCGACGGCACGGGCGACGGTCTCGGCCGGTGCCTCCTCGTCGTGGACGTGGCAGTGGCTGTCGGTCCACATCTCGGCAGCCCTTAGAGCTGACGGCGGGGGAAGAGCGGGTCGCCCTTCTCGACGACCTGGCCGCCCTCACCGAGGCCCCAGGCGAGGACGCCGGAGGTCGGCTCGCCGGCACCGTGGTCGGCGGGGGAGCCGGAAAAGCCGAGGCGCCGCCAGATCTCGAGGGCGGAGTCCGGGATCGCCGGGTAGGCGAGGAGGGCGGTGAGGCGCAGCGCCTCGAGGGCATCCCCGAGCACCGCGGCGACCTCGTCACCGGGAGGGAGCTTCCACGGCTCGCGCGCCTCGAGCTCGGCGTTGGTCTCCCGGATGAGCTGCCAGGTGGCCTCGAGCGCCTCATGGGGGGCGCTGCGCGCCCAGGCGTCACGCGCCGCGGCGATCACCTCGGCCGCCACCCCCGCCAGCCGGGCCTCGGCGGAGGGCGGCGGGGCGACGCCCTCGCACTTGGAGGTGACGACCGTGCTGACGCGCGCCAGCAGGTTGCCGAGGTTGTTGGCGAGGTCGGCGTTGTAGCGGCCGATGAGGCCCTCGTAGGTGAAGTCGCCGTCCGCGCCGAGGGTGACGTCGCGCAGCAGGTGGTAGCGGAGGGGGTCGAGGCCGACCTCCCCGGCGAGCTCGACGGGGTCGATCTGGTTGGCGCGCGACTTCGACATCTTGGTCCCGCCGACGAGCAGCCAGCCGTGCGCGACGACGGTGTGCGGCGGCTCGAGACCGGCGGCCATGCACATCGCCGGCCACCAGACACAGTGGAACTTCACGATGTCCTTGCCGACGAGGTGGTGGACCGCCGGCCACCAGCTCGCGAAGCGCGCCGGGTCGACGCCGTAGCCGACGGCGGTCATGTAGTTCACGAGCGCGTCGAACCAGACGTAGACGACGTGCTGCTCGTCGAAGGGGACGCGCACCCCCCAGTCGAAGTTCGTGCGGGTGATCGAGATGTCCTCGAGGCCCTGGCGGATGAGGCCGAGCGCCTCGTTGCGGCGACTCGCCGGGAGCACGGCCTGCGGGTGCGCGGCGTACCACTCGAGGAGGGCGTCGGTGAAGCTCGAGAGGCGGAAGAAGTAGTTCTCCTCGGTCAGCCACTCGACGGCCCGCTCGTGGATCGGGCAGCGCTGGCCCTCGAGGAGCTCCTCGTCGGTGTAGTAGTTCTCACACGAGACGCAGTACCAACCGGCGTACTCGCCCTTGTAGATGTGGCCGTTGTCGTGCACGGTCTGGATGAACTCGCGCACCGCGACCTCGTGCTCGGGGTCGGTAGTGCGGATGAAGGCGTCGTTGGTGATGCCGAGCTCGGCCCAGGCCTTGCGGAACCACTCCGAGGCCTCGTCGACCCACGCCTTCGGGGAGAGGCCCCGCTCGGCGGCGGCGCGCGCCACCTTCAGGCCGTACTCGTCCGTGCCGGTGAGGAAGAAGACGTCGTCACCGATCAGGCGGTGCCAGCGGGCGAGCGCGTCGGCGACCACCACCGTGTAGGCGGTGCCGAGGTGCGGCCGGTCGTTCACGTAGAAGATCGGCGTCGTCTGGAAGTACCGCTCGGCCATCTGTTGATGGTACCGATCAGCCCGCGCCACCCCCGGTGCGAGGCGCGGCGCCGAGGGCGATCGCCCGCTCGTAGAGCTCACGGTGGGCCCCGCCGTAGAGCGCCTCGACGGCGCGCACCGCGTCGCGGGCGCTGAAGCCGGCGCCGAGGAGCAGGCCGAGCGCCTCGAAGCGCTCCTCGGGGTCGACCGCGACGGCCTCCGCCTTGTCGAGGACGAGCACGTACTCGCCACGCGGCTCGGTGACCAGGCGCGCGCCGCAGGCCTCGGCGAGGCTGCCGCGGAAGACCTCCTCGTGGAGCTTGGTGAGCTCGCGACAGACCGCCACCCTGCGCTCCGGCCCGCAGCAGGCGGAGAGCTCGGCGAGCGTCGCGGCGACGCGTCCCGGCGCCTCGTAGAGCACGCTCACCGCCTCGGAGGCGGCCAGCGCGGCGAGCCGGCTCCGGCGCTCGGGGCCCTTGCGGGGGAGGAAGCCCTCGAAACAGAAGCGCCCCGCGAGCCCCGAGACGACGAGCGCGGCGAGCGCCGCCGAGGCACCGGGCACGGCGAGCACCCGGTGGCCGGCGGCGATTGCCGCCGCGACCAGCCGGGCACCGGGGTCTGAGACGAGGGGGGTGCCTGCATCGGAGACGAGGGCGACGTTCGCCCCCCCGGCGAGGGCCGAGAGGACCTCGTCGAGGCGCGCCGCCTCGTTGTGGGCGTGCAGCGAGAGCAGGCGACGGGGGACGATCCCGAGGTGCGCGAGGAGGCGCCCAGAATGGCGGGTGTCCTCGCAGCAGATCAGGTCCGCTTCGCGCAGCGCCCCGGCGGCCCGCGTGCTCAGGTCGCCGAGGTTGCCGATCGGCGTGGCGACGACGACGAGCGCGCCCCGAGCCTCCTCGCTCAGCTCCTCACCTCGAGCTGGTCCCCGACGCGCAGGCCCCAGCGCTCGAAGGCGCCGCAGCCGGCGAGGAGCACCGCCGCGCTGTGACGGTTGGGAGGGGCGAGACGGAAGGGGGCGAGGTCGCGGGTCTTCAGCACCGAGAGCTCACGGTCGAGATAGGCGACGTCGAGGCGGGCGTGGGAGCCGATCGAGTGCGCGCTGCGCGCCGGCTGGAGGAGCAGCACCGAGCGGTCGTCCTCGCGCCCCGCGTAGCCGCGCAGGCGCGCCTTCACGTCGTGCGCGACCTCGAGGCTCGCGAGCACCTCGCCGCGCCGCAGCAGCCAGGCCATCAGCGGCCGCGACCCGCCCACCGCC is a window of Acidimicrobiales bacterium DNA encoding:
- the metG gene encoding methionine--tRNA ligase, with amino-acid sequence MAERYFQTTPIFYVNDRPHLGTAYTVVVADALARWHRLIGDDVFFLTGTDEYGLKVARAAAERGLSPKAWVDEASEWFRKAWAELGITNDAFIRTTDPEHEVAVREFIQTVHDNGHIYKGEYAGWYCVSCENYYTDEELLEGQRCPIHERAVEWLTEENYFFRLSSFTDALLEWYAAHPQAVLPASRRNEALGLIRQGLEDISITRTNFDWGVRVPFDEQHVVYVWFDALVNYMTAVGYGVDPARFASWWPAVHHLVGKDIVKFHCVWWPAMCMAAGLEPPHTVVAHGWLLVGGTKMSKSRANQIDPVELAGEVGLDPLRYHLLRDVTLGADGDFTYEGLIGRYNADLANNLGNLLARVSTVVTSKCEGVAPPPSAEARLAGVAAEVIAAARDAWARSAPHEALEATWQLIRETNAELEAREPWKLPPGDEVAAVLGDALEALRLTALLAYPAIPDSALEIWRRLGFSGSPADHGAGEPTSGVLAWGLGEGGQVVEKGDPLFPRRQL
- a CDS encoding GGDEF domain-containing protein, with amino-acid sequence MARRDAASDRRLAAQDRGAGSDDRTQAELDRETALANRGAAASDRSQVELDRDAALTDREASAQEEDYLSVDALTGALLRSAGFMAMQREMTSATRTNKPLILAFIDVDHLKEINDANGHAAGDQMLLQVAETLRANLRPRDLLIRYGGDEFICAISGLEMADAAKWSGRVNAALATTSERGSVTVGFAELQTHDSLEDLVARADAALYRERQGRRPRA
- a CDS encoding DUF192 domain-containing protein, with amino-acid sequence MAWLLRRGEVLASLEVAHDVKARLRGYAGREDDRSVLLLQPARSAHSIGSHARLDVAYLDRELSVLKTRDLAPFRLAPPNRHSAAVLLAGCGAFERWGLRVGDQLEVRS
- a CDS encoding AURKAIP1/COX24 domain-containing protein, which gives rise to MGSLIKKRRKRMRKKKHKKMLKRTRWQRRAK
- the rsmI gene encoding 16S rRNA (cytidine(1402)-2'-O)-methyltransferase, whose translation is MRRLRALGPARRGPARGEELSEEARGALVVVATPIGNLGDLSTRAAGALREADLICCEDTRHSGRLLAHLGIVPRRLLSLHAHNEAARLDEVLSALAGGANVALVSDAGTPLVSDPGARLVAAAIAAGHRVLAVPGASAALAALVVSGLAGRFCFEGFLPRKGPERRSRLAALAASEAVSVLYEAPGRVAATLAELSACCGPERRVAVCRELTKLHEEVFRGSLAEACGARLVTEPRGEYVLVLDKAEAVAVDPEERFEALGLLLGAGFSARDAVRAVEALYGGAHRELYERAIALGAAPRTGGGAG
- a CDS encoding 4-(cytidine 5'-diphospho)-2-C-methyl-D-erythritol kinase: MGELGRELAGAKLTRRLSVLGLRPDGYHLIDAEMVSLDLADELLFSDGTGLEVTDRIAWTGSGAVESLPVPEDASNLVAHALAVCGGVAHVHLTKRIPAGAGLGGGSADAAAVLRWRGAFDLELAKELGADVPFCLRGGRARVGGIGEVLHPLPYEELTVLLLSPAFSVSTPSAYAAFDELSREGRIPEGLRNDLEPGALAVEPRLGRVRALFAEVAGEEPVLAGSGSTYFLECAQDRATTLATELVEACRDVSLRALVQVTRTTEPLGR
- the rsmA gene encoding 16S rRNA (adenine(1518)-N(6)/adenine(1519)-N(6))-dimethyltransferase RsmA; the protein is MSRPPGRAELRRLLEEAGIEPSRALGQNFVVDPNTLERIVRLAGIAPGEAVLEIGAGVGSLTLALAGAGARVTALELDRRLLPLARAVVGDAATIVEADALRADLRSLLGGEERVAVVANLPYNIATPLVLRILEELPEVSRLLVMVQREVGERLAAAPGGREYGAVSARIAYFASARVVGKVSPEVFHPRPRVESALVEIVRRAEPAVDPEVASYAAICKVLRAGFATRRKMLRRALAGLVDEAGFAAAGVTSSDRAESLDIAAWGKLARWANSAGSSPAQS
- a CDS encoding TatD family hydrolase; translated protein: MWTDSHCHVHDEEAPAETVARAVAAGVDRMIFIGTGESSSARALDLAGELGGAGATLYATLGQHPHDASRGTTAIAALADELAASGRLGVIGGAVAIGECGLDYHYDLSAREAQRRAFAEQIAIARAHDLAVVVHTREAWDDTFGVLAEAGVPERLVIHCFTGGPGEARRCLELGAYLSFSGIVTFKNAGEVREAAVLCPADRLLTETDAPYLAPVPHRGRPNEPAFVTVVGEALAALRGASPEALAATSAENATRAFALPA